A stretch of Diceros bicornis minor isolate mBicDic1 chromosome 29, mDicBic1.mat.cur, whole genome shotgun sequence DNA encodes these proteins:
- the CFAP96 gene encoding UPF0602 protein C4orf47 homolog isoform X3 has protein sequence MPVEGGKTDMERIGLFSEMGYVTVGDRYVSSFNRPFNEAASKNRQMLPGGSKEMSNLQAGYFDPHFARIFEGEGYVSLNQVRRRHMMEEARKNLGKAFLPSSGDKKLCGLGSYYGTIGGPVPFFSAQSKPRAKYEAPGKNLYTNPGKKGTGYGYANVTIGKQFSHSADFYDAPKLNYKAGGMKAGTFDPYPSHSADPYAVKLAKQISRKDVKIFHPPGGPKSRPTESIMALNVKRALNMKNYKTASVQSY, from the exons ATGCCTGTAGAAGGAGGGAAAACGGATATGGAGAGGATCGGCCTCTTCAGTGAGATGGGATATGTTACTGTTGGTGATAGATATGTGTCATCATTTAATC gacCCTTTAATGAAGCTGCAAGCAAAAATAGACAGATGTTACCTGGGGGATCCAAAGAAATGTCAAATCTCCAGGCAGGTTATTTTGATCCCCATTTTGCAAGGATTTTTGAAGGCGAAGGCTATGTAAGTCTGAATCAAGTGAGGAGACGACATATGATGGAAGAAGCCAGAAAAAATCTAGGCAAAGCCTTCCTCCCTAGTAGTGGAGATAAAAAGCT ATGTGGATTAGGAAGCTACTATGGGACAATAGGAGGTCCAGTCCCATTCTTCAGTGCACAGTCAAAACCCAGGGCAAAATATGAGGCACCTGGAAAGAATTTATACACAAACCCAGGAAAGAAAGGAACTGGATATGG CTATGCAAATGTTACCATAGGTAAACAGTTTTCACACTCTGCTGATTTCTATGATGCACCAAAACTAAATTATAAG GCTGGTGGAATGAAGGCAGGAACATTTGACCCTTACCCTTCACATTCTGCTGACCCTTATGCGGTTAAGTTGGCAAAGCAGATTTCCAGGAAAGATGTTAAGATTTTCCACCCACCAGGTGGACCAAAAAGCAGACCAACTGAAAGCATAATGGCTTTGAATGTCAAAAG ggCACTAAATATGAAGAACTACAAGACTGCTTCAGTACAGTCCTATTAG
- the CFAP96 gene encoding UPF0602 protein C4orf47 homolog isoform X1, which produces MPVEGGKTDMERIGLFSEMGYVTVGDRYVSSFNRPFNEAASKNRQMLPGGSKEMSNLQAGYFDPHFARIFEGEGYVSLNQVRRRHMMEEARKNLGKAFLPSSGDKKLCGLGSYYGTIGGPVPFFSAQSKPRAKYEAPGKNLYTNPGKKGTGYGYANVTIGKQFSHSADFYDAPKLNYKKENEQHHHLLKGTPFKLNLYPREYFDSNPYFFEKPLPPIKKAEKKELLPSPFKPSSPGKKAGGMKAGTFDPYPSHSADPYAVKLAKQISRKDVKIFHPPGGPKSRPTESIMALNVKRALNMKNYKTASVQSY; this is translated from the exons ATGCCTGTAGAAGGAGGGAAAACGGATATGGAGAGGATCGGCCTCTTCAGTGAGATGGGATATGTTACTGTTGGTGATAGATATGTGTCATCATTTAATC gacCCTTTAATGAAGCTGCAAGCAAAAATAGACAGATGTTACCTGGGGGATCCAAAGAAATGTCAAATCTCCAGGCAGGTTATTTTGATCCCCATTTTGCAAGGATTTTTGAAGGCGAAGGCTATGTAAGTCTGAATCAAGTGAGGAGACGACATATGATGGAAGAAGCCAGAAAAAATCTAGGCAAAGCCTTCCTCCCTAGTAGTGGAGATAAAAAGCT ATGTGGATTAGGAAGCTACTATGGGACAATAGGAGGTCCAGTCCCATTCTTCAGTGCACAGTCAAAACCCAGGGCAAAATATGAGGCACCTGGAAAGAATTTATACACAAACCCAGGAAAGAAAGGAACTGGATATGG CTATGCAAATGTTACCATAGGTAAACAGTTTTCACACTCTGCTGATTTCTATGATGCACCAAAACTAAATTATAAG aaagagaatgaACAGCACCATCATTTACTTAAAGGGACACCTTTCAAGTTAAATCTTTACCCAAGGGAATATTTTGATTCTAAtccttatttttttgagaaaccttTACCACCAATTaaaaaagcagagaagaaagaattACTTCCAAGCCCTTTTAAGCCCTCGTCTCCTggtaaaaag GCTGGTGGAATGAAGGCAGGAACATTTGACCCTTACCCTTCACATTCTGCTGACCCTTATGCGGTTAAGTTGGCAAAGCAGATTTCCAGGAAAGATGTTAAGATTTTCCACCCACCAGGTGGACCAAAAAGCAGACCAACTGAAAGCATAATGGCTTTGAATGTCAAAAG ggCACTAAATATGAAGAACTACAAGACTGCTTCAGTACAGTCCTATTAG
- the CCDC110 gene encoding coiled-coil domain-containing protein 110, producing the protein MSPEKHQEEEDEVDCVLLSASKVLSSSEGVKESGGGETEYGSISESENQIQPQSALKALQHQLESFQALRIQTLQNVSMVQSEISEILNKSIIEVENPQFSSEKNPVFSPQVEQALPIENQEEILSMEKIHHFEDPRSLHSMEEKFSSNSVNSLSQGINTASQIHFKDILTRRTSTDNSAPNTIMNPSEHSDILKNYNNLYSFLPNTPQNMMSQADTVILDKSKITMPFLKHGFCENLDDICLSIKQMKEELQKSHDRELALTNELQTLKTDTNVPSNGKYDLSPIHKEKINFIKEENIESNLNEDIKSKRISELEALVNKLLPLRETVSKFHVSFCRKCKKLYKSEIHRGKKNEKNNKEIPIAGKNITDLKFHSRVPRHTLSFFDPTKYEMKDKERQPFVVKQGSIIFENEKTSKVNSVTEQCVAKIQYLQNYLKESMQIQKKVTELENENLTLKTKIKPLVFTTQSLIQKIEIYEKQLKNLVEEKNTIQSKLIKTEEDGKECLKELKKLVSKYNVLQGQNKTLEEKNSQLSLEKQQMIETLDQLKSKEHKTQNDMAIVNNENNRMSIEMESMKTNILLIQDEKEMLEKKTHQLLKEKISLENELKENQLEIMQLKEKERLAKTEQETLLQIIETVKDEKLNLETTLQESTAARQMMEREIENIQTYQSTAEENFLKEIQNAKSEASIYKNSLSEMGNECEMLSKMVMEIKTDNQILKEELKKHSQENIKFENSISRLAEDKILLENYVRSIENERDTLEFEMRNLQREYLNLSEKMCSQHNDLSKMGYISRREKFHFDNYEIHEDTSSPRSRPLAPDLKGIPGKLYQLLPSKICK; encoded by the exons AAAAGCATCAAGAGGAAGAGGATGAAGTTGACTGCGTCCTCCTTTCGGCATCCAAGGTCCTCAGTTCCTCTGAGGGGGTAAAGGAAAGTGGTGGCGGTGAAACAG AATATGGCTCCATCTCAGAATCAGAAAATCAAATCCAACCACAATCAGCATTGAAA GCCCTTCAGCATCAATTAGAATCATTTCAGGCTCTCCGAATACAGACTTTGCAGAATGTTAGCATG gtaCAGTCTGAAATCAGTGAAATATTGAACAAAAGTATTATTGAAGTAGAAAACCCACAATTTAGCTCAGAAAAAAATCCAGTATTCAGCCCACAAGTTGAACAGGCTTTG CCTATagagaatcaagaagaaatcCTTTCTATGGAGAAAATTCATCATTTTGAGGATCCCAGGAGTCTTCATTCAATGGAAGAAAAATTCAGTAGTAATAGTGTTAACAGTCTCTCTCAAGGTATAAATACTGCATCCCAGATACATTTCAAGGACATATTAACTCGAAGAACCTCAACAGATAATTCCGCTCCAAATACAATTATGAACCCTTCAGAACATTCTGACATATTGAAGAATTACAATAACCTTTATAGTTTTCTACCTAACACACCTCAAAATATGATGTCTCAAGCTGATACAGTAATTCTGGATAAATCCAAAATTACAATGCCTTTTCTCAAGCATGGATTTTGTGAAAATTTAGATGATATTTGCCTTTCTATCAAACAAATGAAGGAGGAGCTTCAAAAGTCACATGATAGGGAACTGGCACTTACAAATGAACTTCAAACTTTAAAAACTGATACAAATGTTCCAAGTAATGGTAAATATGACCTGTCCCCCATTCACAAggaaaaaattaactttattaaggaagaaaatatagaaagcaacttaaatgaagatataaaatcaaaGAGAATTTCAGAATTAGAGGCATTAGTAAACAAATTACTCCCACTCAGGGAAACAGTGTCAAAATTCCATGTGAGTTTTTGTAGGAaatgtaaaaaattatataagaGTGAAATACACAGGGGAAAGAAgaatgagaaaaacaataaagaaattccTATCGCTGGCAAGAATATTACAGATTTAAAGTTCCATTCCAGAGTTCCAAGACATACACTGTCATTCTTTGACCCaacaaaatatgaaatgaaagacaaagaaaggcaaccATTTGTAGTAAAACAAGGATCAATAATATtcgaaaatgagaaaacatccaAAGTCAATTCTGTTACTGAGCAGTGTGTTGCAAAAATTCAGTACTTACAGAATTACCTAAAAGAATCTATGCAGATACAGAAAAAAGTAACAGAACTGGAGAACGAAAATCTAACCCTTAAGACCAAAATAAAACCTCTAGTCTTTACCACACAATCTCTGATACAGAAAAttgaaatatatgaaaagcaACTTAAGAATTTGGTTGAAGAAAAGAACACTATTCAGTCCAAGTTAATTAAAACAGAAGAAGATGGTAAAGAATGTCTTAAAGAATTGAAAAAACTAGTTAGTAAATATAATGTTCTCCAAGGACAAAATAAAActctagaggaaaaaaacagtCAACTTTCTTTGGAGAAGCAACAAATGATAGAAACATTAGATCAACTAAAAAGTAAGGAACACAAAACTCAAAATGATATGGCCATTGTCAATAATGAAAATAATCGAATGAGTATAGAAATGGaatcaatgaaaacaaatattCTGTTAATACAAGATGAAAAGGAAATGTTAGAGAAAAAAACACACCAACTTCTAAAGGAAAAAATCTCACTTGAAAATGAACTAAAAGAAAACCAGCTAGAGATAATGCagctaaaagagaaagaaagattggCAAAAACTGAACAAGAGACACTTCTTCAAATAATAGAAACAGTTAAAGACGAAAAACTTAATCTTGAAACAACATTACAAGAATCTACTGCTGCTAGACAAATGatggaaagagaaattgagaatatTCAAACATACCAATCTACTGCAGAAgagaattttctaaaagaaatacaaaatgcaAAATCAGAAGCAAGTATTTATAAGAATAGCTTGTCAGAAATGGGCAATGAATGTGAAATGTTATCAAAAATGGtaatggaaattaaaacagatAATCAGATTCTAAAAGAAGAACTAAAAAAACATAGtcaagaaaacataaaatttgaaaacagCATCAGCAGACTTGCGGAAGACAAAATACTTTTAGAAAACTACGTAAGAAGTATAGAAAATGAAAGGGATACTTTGGAATTTGAGATGCGGAATCTTCAAAGAGAATATTTAAATCTAAGTGAAAAAATGTGTAGTCAGCATAATGACCTATCAAAAATGGGTTACatttcaagaagagagaaattccaTTTTGACAACTATGAGATTCATGAAGACACCTCTAGTCCTAGGAGTAGACCCTTAGCTCCTGATTTGAAAG gaATTCCAGGCAAACTGTATCAACTGCTTCCATCCAAGATAtgtaaataa
- the CFAP96 gene encoding UPF0602 protein C4orf47 homolog isoform X2 yields the protein MPVEGGKTDMERIGLFSEMGYVTVGDRYVSSFNRPFNEAASKNRQMLPGGSKEMSNLQAGYFDPHFARIFEGEGYVSLNQVRRRHMMEEARKNLGKAFLPSSGDKKLCGLGSYYGTIGGPVPFFSAQSKPRAKYEAPGKNLYTNPGKKGTGYGYANVTIGKQFSHSADFYDAPKLNYKKENEQHHHLLKGTPFKLNLYPREYFDSNPYFFEKPLPPIKKAEKKELLPSPFKPSSPGKKGTKYEELQDCFSTVLLASGRQIAF from the exons ATGCCTGTAGAAGGAGGGAAAACGGATATGGAGAGGATCGGCCTCTTCAGTGAGATGGGATATGTTACTGTTGGTGATAGATATGTGTCATCATTTAATC gacCCTTTAATGAAGCTGCAAGCAAAAATAGACAGATGTTACCTGGGGGATCCAAAGAAATGTCAAATCTCCAGGCAGGTTATTTTGATCCCCATTTTGCAAGGATTTTTGAAGGCGAAGGCTATGTAAGTCTGAATCAAGTGAGGAGACGACATATGATGGAAGAAGCCAGAAAAAATCTAGGCAAAGCCTTCCTCCCTAGTAGTGGAGATAAAAAGCT ATGTGGATTAGGAAGCTACTATGGGACAATAGGAGGTCCAGTCCCATTCTTCAGTGCACAGTCAAAACCCAGGGCAAAATATGAGGCACCTGGAAAGAATTTATACACAAACCCAGGAAAGAAAGGAACTGGATATGG CTATGCAAATGTTACCATAGGTAAACAGTTTTCACACTCTGCTGATTTCTATGATGCACCAAAACTAAATTATAAG aaagagaatgaACAGCACCATCATTTACTTAAAGGGACACCTTTCAAGTTAAATCTTTACCCAAGGGAATATTTTGATTCTAAtccttatttttttgagaaaccttTACCACCAATTaaaaaagcagagaagaaagaattACTTCCAAGCCCTTTTAAGCCCTCGTCTCCTggtaaaaag ggCACTAAATATGAAGAACTACAAGACTGCTTCAGTACAGTCCTATTAGCATCTGGAAGACAAATAGCTTTCTAG